In Temnothorax longispinosus isolate EJ_2023e chromosome 2, Tlon_JGU_v1, whole genome shotgun sequence, one DNA window encodes the following:
- the LOC139808166 gene encoding uncharacterized protein isoform X4, giving the protein MASGLPPNVHQKKLGPAPIASFEDLSEEVENGESAAAAAAAAAATATATTAVAVGRMPGIVEVTTPATPGSSLKTPSTPRIDISRASSSSHHEDSNSRDSSPDRELLAGADPPSGCKLTLGYKEDAQDLRSSTEELDLQDPVHEQDLKRESKRRKRKEADGSQSDYSGKQLGQDRERKDSNCSEICLLNISGRTSRLSSVGSQGSGVSGKLSVMSVTSSRSPSPHKCLLETSFCGSKPTLADNLIEPSKPETDDLEKILLKREADTTKALIPESIKVPMVGGNLKPDPLDKPRRRGREERKEIFKREVEITKRFLEKVNIEARTDGGSVLSPESPSPSTKPRRSLTSKLKDTTESLRSRSKSRERVSIDKGSIMKKDSKNKGVFSSTLSLFKKRERKKSYDEAIAASCDLEVASGDEHPSLESIGHVEFTFNTEKERTRQDDSIFISLHADDRNYEEALPSESVSIPLETPTKLLDEYESEGPHMGSIITEVSIEHHPTPSSSIAKIRTEAQIETRTATQTVSKSSCRDNRPPQSELKDSHILKSSKLRDSKISAQANKIVEALPPPKSSITVKPDIKLEIKSEVKSIDLRTSSSGLSRESTGKKPDIIKPKRKSKENQQQQQQQPESPEKINDDVGMQQKKISSGELSRTVQETKRLDLLDDKISKSLEQEGLVKTPSVISDLDHNSSESEKDSEIEFIRNKVEKLAEELPDERKGLFYEESFEEDLPYVPTTLPLEKSVAIPILPVKQRLQEVRTIPIERPRSTTPINPTLLDEFVMQTSLDERRVERMKISLPREDSFKLKSPRRQYASTANTFTEFAGKVPPDGGRKGATNQGKSPSPPPLPPRASSSSSSSSSAAAAAATTATAARLSNWINFEEIPEKRKAPKRIQTIPRGPEDEIAKTISGGYSYVQPEECKCECHEESRRASMREVAAVAAAVAATATTSTSTRTSSCSSNGERPCNGENCTAPATGGSSVDRASIVSDSSLECSLSIDDGQSTQVLLGNSTKPFAMDLDVRSNRSSTVSQEENDETQHQ; this is encoded by the exons ATGGCGTCAGGATTGCCGCCGAATGTCCATCAAAAGAAGCTTGGACCAGCGCCGATAGCATCTTTCGAAGACTTATCCGAGGAAGTGGAAAAC GGAGAAtcggcggcagcggcagcggcagcggcagcggcgacggcgacggcgacgacggcggtaGCGGTAGGGCGAATGCCGGGTATCGTCGAGGTCACCACGCCAGCAACGCCTGGTAGTTCGCTCAAGACGCCTAGCACGCCGCGAATTGATATCAGTAGAGCGAGCAGTTCTTCGCACCATGAGGACAGTAATTCCAGGGATTCGTCGCCTGACCGGGAGCTTCTCGCAG GTGCGGATCCTCCGTCCGGTTGCAAGCTGACCCTGGGCTACAAGGAAGACGCCCAAGACCTCAGGTCCTCTACGGAGGAACTGGATTTACAGGATCCCGTCCATGAGCAAGATCTCAAACGGGAGTCCAAAAGGCGAAAGCGGAAGGAGGCCGACGGATCCCAATCGGATTACAGTGGCAAGCAGCTGGGTCAAGATCGCGAACGCAAGGACAGTAACTGCTCGGAGATATGCTTGCTCAACATTAGCGGTAGAACGTCTAGACTGTCGTCGGTTGGCAGTCAAGGCTCCGGCGTCTCCGGGAAGCTCTCGGTCATGTCAGTGACTTCCTCCAG ATCCCCGAGTCCTCACAAGTGTCTACTGGAGACGTCGTTCTGCGGAAGCAAGCCGACGCTGGCTGATAATCTAATAGAGCCATCGAAACCGGAGACCGATGATCTCGAGAAGATACTCTTGAAGCGGGAGGCCGATACCACGAAGGCATTGATTCCCGAGAGTATTAAAGTGCCTATGGTAGGTGGCAATCTGAAGCCGGATCCGTTGGACAAGCCTAGAAGACGCGGTCGTGAGGAGCGGAAGGAAATCTTCAAACGGGAAGTGGAAATCACCAAAAGATTTCTGGAAAAAGTTAATATAGAG GCTAGAACCGACGGCGGCAGCGTATTGAGCCCGGAATCACCGTCACCTAGCACAAAGCCACGACGAAGTCTGACATCGAAATTGAAAGACACTACGGAGAGTCTGAGGAGCCGTTCAAAATCACGCGAGAGAGTCTCTATAGACAAAGGTTCAATCATGAAGAAGGACTCGAAGAATAAGGGAGTATTTTCGTCTACACTGAGCTTGTTTAAGAAACGCGAGAGGAAGAAGAGCTACGATGAAGCAATTGCGGCCTCGTGTGATCTCGAAGTCGCCAGTGGGGACGAACATCCGTCTCTCGAGAGTATCGGTCACGTGGAGTTTACGTTCAACACGGAGAAAGAAAGGACGCGTCAGGATGATTCAATCTTCATTAGTCTGCATGCCGATGACAGGAACTACGAGGAGGCCTTGCCGTCGGAGAGCGTCTCGATACCGTTGGAAACGCCGACCAAATTACTGGACGAGTACGAGTCCGAAGGGCCGCATATGGGCAGTATAATCACAGAGGTGTCGATCGAGCACCATCCGacaccgtcgtcgtcgatcgCCAAAATTAGGACTGAAGCGCAGATCGAAACGCGTACGGCGACGCAGACCGTATCCAAAAGCTCGTGCAGAGATAACCGGCCACCGCAGAGCGAGTTGAAAGACTCGCACATACTGAAAAGTTCCAAGTTGAGAGACTCGAAGATTAGCGCGCAGGCTAACAAAATAGTCGAGGCGCTGCCACCACCCAAGTCATCGATTACGGTTAAACCAGATATTAAACTGGAGATTAAATCGGAAGTTAAATCGATAGATTTGCGAACGTCGTCCAGTGGTTTGTCGAGAGAATCTACTGGCAAAAAGCCGGACATAATAAAGCCAAAGAGAAAAAGCAAAGAGaatcagcagcagcagcagcagcagccagAATCACCCGAGAAGATAAACGATGATGTAGGGATGCAACAGAAAAAGATAAGCTCGGGAGAGCTTTCTCGAACTGTACAAGAAACTAAAAGACTCGATCTCCTTGATGACAAGATCAGTAAGTCGCTAGAACAGGAAGGTCTGGTAAAAACACCCAGTGTGATATCCGATTTGGATCACAATAGCTCTGAATCCGAGAAAGATTCGGAGATCGAGTTTATTCGTAATAAGGTCGAGAAGCTGGCTGAGGAACTACCGGACGAGCGAAAGGGTCTCTTTTACGAGGAGAGCTTCGAGGAGGATCTTCCATATGTACCGACGACTCTGCCATTGGAGAAGAGCGTCGCTATACCTATTTTACCGGTTAAACAACGACTTCAGGAAGTAAG GACGATCCCAATCGAGAGACCACGCTCAACGACGCCGATAAATCCAACTTTACTCGACGAGTTTGTGATGCAGACATCGCTGGACGAGCGGCGCGTGGAACGGATGAAGATATCTCTGCCGCGAGAGGATAGTTTCAAGCTGAAGAGCCCACGTCGGCAATACGCCAGTACAGCGAATACGTTCACTGAATTTGCGGGCAAGGTGCCGCCGGATGGCGGCCGCAAAGGCGCTACCAACCAAGGAAAATCACCTAGTCCACCTCCACTGCCACCGAGagcatcatcatcatcgtcatcatcgtcatcagcagcagcagcagcagcaacaacagcaacagcagcgcGGCTGAGCAACTGGATCAACTTTGAAGAAATACCGGAGAAGCGAAAGGCACCGAAACGGATACAGACGATACCGCGCGGCCCAGAGGACGAGATTGCAAAGACTATCAGCGGTGGTTATAGCTACGTGCAACCGGAAGAGTGCAAGTGCGAGTGCCATGAGGAGTCTAGGCGGGCGTCTATGCGAGAGGTAGCGGCGGTGGCAGCGGCTGTCGCCGCTACTGCCACCACCAGCACCAGTACCAGAACCTCCTCTTGCAGCAGCAATGGCGAGCGACCGTGCAACGGCGAAAATTGTACGGCGCCGGCCACTGGCGGTAGCTCGGTCGACCGTGCCAGTATCGTCAG TGACAGCTCGCTGGAGTGTTCGTTGAGCATCGACGACGGCCAGAGCACGCAGGTGCTTCTCGGCAACTCGACGAAACCCTTCGCAATGGATCTCGACGTGCGTTCCAACAGGTCGAGCACCGTATCGCAGGAGGAAAACGACGAGACTCAGcaccaataa
- the LOC139808166 gene encoding uncharacterized protein isoform X1 yields the protein MASGLPPNVHQKKLGPAPIASFEDLSEEVENGESAAAAAAAAAATATATTAVAVGRMPGIVEVTTPATPGSSLKTPSTPRIDISRASSSSHHEDSNSRDSSPDRELLAGADPPSGCKLTLGYKEDAQDLRSSTEELDLQDPVHEQDLKRESKRRKRKEADGSQSDYSGKQLGQDRERKDSNCSEICLLNISGRTSRLSSVGSQGSGVSGKLSVMSVTSSRSPSPHKCLLETSFCGSKPTLADNLIEPSKPETDDLEKILLKREADTTKALIPESIKVPMVGGNLKPDPLDKPRRRGREERKEIFKREVEITKRFLEKVNIEVPIIKKSSEQQGSAPRQQHQQHKQQQQQQHQQQQQHQHQHQQQYQSTNVQIQEVQKPVTLDFNDKRKKTQNFKEIVQTTPTTSSLTGSPKLPRHQKVRDLEGSRTPSPSSVSRKSSFASLFKARTDGGSVLSPESPSPSTKPRRSLTSKLKDTTESLRSRSKSRERVSIDKGSIMKKDSKNKGVFSSTLSLFKKRERKKSYDEAIAASCDLEVASGDEHPSLESIGHVEFTFNTEKERTRQDDSIFISLHADDRNYEEALPSESVSIPLETPTKLLDEYESEGPHMGSIITEVSIEHHPTPSSSIAKIRTEAQIETRTATQTVSKSSCRDNRPPQSELKDSHILKSSKLRDSKISAQANKIVEALPPPKSSITVKPDIKLEIKSEVKSIDLRTSSSGLSRESTGKKPDIIKPKRKSKENQQQQQQQPESPEKINDDVGMQQKKISSGELSRTVQETKRLDLLDDKISKSLEQEGLVKTPSVISDLDHNSSESEKDSEIEFIRNKVEKLAEELPDERKGLFYEESFEEDLPYVPTTLPLEKSVAIPILPVKQRLQEVRTIPIERPRSTTPINPTLLDEFVMQTSLDERRVERMKISLPREDSFKLKSPRRQYASTANTFTEFAGKVPPDGGRKGATNQGKSPSPPPLPPRASSSSSSSSSAAAAAATTATAARLSNWINFEEIPEKRKAPKRIQTIPRGPEDEIAKTISGGYSYVQPEECKCECHEESRRASMREVAAVAAAVAATATTSTSTRTSSCSSNGERPCNGENCTAPATGGSSVDRASIVSDSSLECSLSIDDGQSTQVLLGNSTKPFAMDLDVRSNRSSTVSQEENDETQHQ from the exons ATGGCGTCAGGATTGCCGCCGAATGTCCATCAAAAGAAGCTTGGACCAGCGCCGATAGCATCTTTCGAAGACTTATCCGAGGAAGTGGAAAAC GGAGAAtcggcggcagcggcagcggcagcggcagcggcgacggcgacggcgacgacggcggtaGCGGTAGGGCGAATGCCGGGTATCGTCGAGGTCACCACGCCAGCAACGCCTGGTAGTTCGCTCAAGACGCCTAGCACGCCGCGAATTGATATCAGTAGAGCGAGCAGTTCTTCGCACCATGAGGACAGTAATTCCAGGGATTCGTCGCCTGACCGGGAGCTTCTCGCAG GTGCGGATCCTCCGTCCGGTTGCAAGCTGACCCTGGGCTACAAGGAAGACGCCCAAGACCTCAGGTCCTCTACGGAGGAACTGGATTTACAGGATCCCGTCCATGAGCAAGATCTCAAACGGGAGTCCAAAAGGCGAAAGCGGAAGGAGGCCGACGGATCCCAATCGGATTACAGTGGCAAGCAGCTGGGTCAAGATCGCGAACGCAAGGACAGTAACTGCTCGGAGATATGCTTGCTCAACATTAGCGGTAGAACGTCTAGACTGTCGTCGGTTGGCAGTCAAGGCTCCGGCGTCTCCGGGAAGCTCTCGGTCATGTCAGTGACTTCCTCCAG ATCCCCGAGTCCTCACAAGTGTCTACTGGAGACGTCGTTCTGCGGAAGCAAGCCGACGCTGGCTGATAATCTAATAGAGCCATCGAAACCGGAGACCGATGATCTCGAGAAGATACTCTTGAAGCGGGAGGCCGATACCACGAAGGCATTGATTCCCGAGAGTATTAAAGTGCCTATGGTAGGTGGCAATCTGAAGCCGGATCCGTTGGACAAGCCTAGAAGACGCGGTCGTGAGGAGCGGAAGGAAATCTTCAAACGGGAAGTGGAAATCACCAAAAGATTTCTGGAAAAAGTTAATATAGAG GTACCGATCATCAAAAAATCGAGCGAACAACAAGGATCGGCACCGCGACAACAGCACCAACAACAcaagcagcaacagcaacagcaacatcaacaacaacaacaacatcAACATCAACATCAGCAGCAATACCAATCAACAAATGTTCAAATCCAGGAAGTTCAAAAACCCGTGACACTCGATTTCAAcgacaaaagaaagaagactCAAAACTTTAAGGAGATTGTGCAGACGACACCTACGACGAGTAGCCTCACCGGAAGTCCGAAATTACCGAGACATCAAAAAGTTCGCGATCTTGAAGGCTCGCGAACGCCCAGTCCGTCGTCCGTATCCAGAAAAAGTAGCTTTGCCTCGTTGTTTAAg GCTAGAACCGACGGCGGCAGCGTATTGAGCCCGGAATCACCGTCACCTAGCACAAAGCCACGACGAAGTCTGACATCGAAATTGAAAGACACTACGGAGAGTCTGAGGAGCCGTTCAAAATCACGCGAGAGAGTCTCTATAGACAAAGGTTCAATCATGAAGAAGGACTCGAAGAATAAGGGAGTATTTTCGTCTACACTGAGCTTGTTTAAGAAACGCGAGAGGAAGAAGAGCTACGATGAAGCAATTGCGGCCTCGTGTGATCTCGAAGTCGCCAGTGGGGACGAACATCCGTCTCTCGAGAGTATCGGTCACGTGGAGTTTACGTTCAACACGGAGAAAGAAAGGACGCGTCAGGATGATTCAATCTTCATTAGTCTGCATGCCGATGACAGGAACTACGAGGAGGCCTTGCCGTCGGAGAGCGTCTCGATACCGTTGGAAACGCCGACCAAATTACTGGACGAGTACGAGTCCGAAGGGCCGCATATGGGCAGTATAATCACAGAGGTGTCGATCGAGCACCATCCGacaccgtcgtcgtcgatcgCCAAAATTAGGACTGAAGCGCAGATCGAAACGCGTACGGCGACGCAGACCGTATCCAAAAGCTCGTGCAGAGATAACCGGCCACCGCAGAGCGAGTTGAAAGACTCGCACATACTGAAAAGTTCCAAGTTGAGAGACTCGAAGATTAGCGCGCAGGCTAACAAAATAGTCGAGGCGCTGCCACCACCCAAGTCATCGATTACGGTTAAACCAGATATTAAACTGGAGATTAAATCGGAAGTTAAATCGATAGATTTGCGAACGTCGTCCAGTGGTTTGTCGAGAGAATCTACTGGCAAAAAGCCGGACATAATAAAGCCAAAGAGAAAAAGCAAAGAGaatcagcagcagcagcagcagcagccagAATCACCCGAGAAGATAAACGATGATGTAGGGATGCAACAGAAAAAGATAAGCTCGGGAGAGCTTTCTCGAACTGTACAAGAAACTAAAAGACTCGATCTCCTTGATGACAAGATCAGTAAGTCGCTAGAACAGGAAGGTCTGGTAAAAACACCCAGTGTGATATCCGATTTGGATCACAATAGCTCTGAATCCGAGAAAGATTCGGAGATCGAGTTTATTCGTAATAAGGTCGAGAAGCTGGCTGAGGAACTACCGGACGAGCGAAAGGGTCTCTTTTACGAGGAGAGCTTCGAGGAGGATCTTCCATATGTACCGACGACTCTGCCATTGGAGAAGAGCGTCGCTATACCTATTTTACCGGTTAAACAACGACTTCAGGAAGTAAG GACGATCCCAATCGAGAGACCACGCTCAACGACGCCGATAAATCCAACTTTACTCGACGAGTTTGTGATGCAGACATCGCTGGACGAGCGGCGCGTGGAACGGATGAAGATATCTCTGCCGCGAGAGGATAGTTTCAAGCTGAAGAGCCCACGTCGGCAATACGCCAGTACAGCGAATACGTTCACTGAATTTGCGGGCAAGGTGCCGCCGGATGGCGGCCGCAAAGGCGCTACCAACCAAGGAAAATCACCTAGTCCACCTCCACTGCCACCGAGagcatcatcatcatcgtcatcatcgtcatcagcagcagcagcagcagcaacaacagcaacagcagcgcGGCTGAGCAACTGGATCAACTTTGAAGAAATACCGGAGAAGCGAAAGGCACCGAAACGGATACAGACGATACCGCGCGGCCCAGAGGACGAGATTGCAAAGACTATCAGCGGTGGTTATAGCTACGTGCAACCGGAAGAGTGCAAGTGCGAGTGCCATGAGGAGTCTAGGCGGGCGTCTATGCGAGAGGTAGCGGCGGTGGCAGCGGCTGTCGCCGCTACTGCCACCACCAGCACCAGTACCAGAACCTCCTCTTGCAGCAGCAATGGCGAGCGACCGTGCAACGGCGAAAATTGTACGGCGCCGGCCACTGGCGGTAGCTCGGTCGACCGTGCCAGTATCGTCAG TGACAGCTCGCTGGAGTGTTCGTTGAGCATCGACGACGGCCAGAGCACGCAGGTGCTTCTCGGCAACTCGACGAAACCCTTCGCAATGGATCTCGACGTGCGTTCCAACAGGTCGAGCACCGTATCGCAGGAGGAAAACGACGAGACTCAGcaccaataa
- the LOC139808166 gene encoding uncharacterized protein isoform X2, translated as MQGESAAAAAAAAAATATATTAVAVGRMPGIVEVTTPATPGSSLKTPSTPRIDISRASSSSHHEDSNSRDSSPDRELLAGADPPSGCKLTLGYKEDAQDLRSSTEELDLQDPVHEQDLKRESKRRKRKEADGSQSDYSGKQLGQDRERKDSNCSEICLLNISGRTSRLSSVGSQGSGVSGKLSVMSVTSSRSPSPHKCLLETSFCGSKPTLADNLIEPSKPETDDLEKILLKREADTTKALIPESIKVPMVGGNLKPDPLDKPRRRGREERKEIFKREVEITKRFLEKVNIEVPIIKKSSEQQGSAPRQQHQQHKQQQQQQHQQQQQHQHQHQQQYQSTNVQIQEVQKPVTLDFNDKRKKTQNFKEIVQTTPTTSSLTGSPKLPRHQKVRDLEGSRTPSPSSVSRKSSFASLFKARTDGGSVLSPESPSPSTKPRRSLTSKLKDTTESLRSRSKSRERVSIDKGSIMKKDSKNKGVFSSTLSLFKKRERKKSYDEAIAASCDLEVASGDEHPSLESIGHVEFTFNTEKERTRQDDSIFISLHADDRNYEEALPSESVSIPLETPTKLLDEYESEGPHMGSIITEVSIEHHPTPSSSIAKIRTEAQIETRTATQTVSKSSCRDNRPPQSELKDSHILKSSKLRDSKISAQANKIVEALPPPKSSITVKPDIKLEIKSEVKSIDLRTSSSGLSRESTGKKPDIIKPKRKSKENQQQQQQQPESPEKINDDVGMQQKKISSGELSRTVQETKRLDLLDDKISKSLEQEGLVKTPSVISDLDHNSSESEKDSEIEFIRNKVEKLAEELPDERKGLFYEESFEEDLPYVPTTLPLEKSVAIPILPVKQRLQEVRTIPIERPRSTTPINPTLLDEFVMQTSLDERRVERMKISLPREDSFKLKSPRRQYASTANTFTEFAGKVPPDGGRKGATNQGKSPSPPPLPPRASSSSSSSSSAAAAAATTATAARLSNWINFEEIPEKRKAPKRIQTIPRGPEDEIAKTISGGYSYVQPEECKCECHEESRRASMREVAAVAAAVAATATTSTSTRTSSCSSNGERPCNGENCTAPATGGSSVDRASIVSDSSLECSLSIDDGQSTQVLLGNSTKPFAMDLDVRSNRSSTVSQEENDETQHQ; from the exons ATGCAGGGAGAAtcggcggcagcggcagcggcagcggcagcggcgacggcgacggcgacgacggcggtaGCGGTAGGGCGAATGCCGGGTATCGTCGAGGTCACCACGCCAGCAACGCCTGGTAGTTCGCTCAAGACGCCTAGCACGCCGCGAATTGATATCAGTAGAGCGAGCAGTTCTTCGCACCATGAGGACAGTAATTCCAGGGATTCGTCGCCTGACCGGGAGCTTCTCGCAG GTGCGGATCCTCCGTCCGGTTGCAAGCTGACCCTGGGCTACAAGGAAGACGCCCAAGACCTCAGGTCCTCTACGGAGGAACTGGATTTACAGGATCCCGTCCATGAGCAAGATCTCAAACGGGAGTCCAAAAGGCGAAAGCGGAAGGAGGCCGACGGATCCCAATCGGATTACAGTGGCAAGCAGCTGGGTCAAGATCGCGAACGCAAGGACAGTAACTGCTCGGAGATATGCTTGCTCAACATTAGCGGTAGAACGTCTAGACTGTCGTCGGTTGGCAGTCAAGGCTCCGGCGTCTCCGGGAAGCTCTCGGTCATGTCAGTGACTTCCTCCAG ATCCCCGAGTCCTCACAAGTGTCTACTGGAGACGTCGTTCTGCGGAAGCAAGCCGACGCTGGCTGATAATCTAATAGAGCCATCGAAACCGGAGACCGATGATCTCGAGAAGATACTCTTGAAGCGGGAGGCCGATACCACGAAGGCATTGATTCCCGAGAGTATTAAAGTGCCTATGGTAGGTGGCAATCTGAAGCCGGATCCGTTGGACAAGCCTAGAAGACGCGGTCGTGAGGAGCGGAAGGAAATCTTCAAACGGGAAGTGGAAATCACCAAAAGATTTCTGGAAAAAGTTAATATAGAG GTACCGATCATCAAAAAATCGAGCGAACAACAAGGATCGGCACCGCGACAACAGCACCAACAACAcaagcagcaacagcaacagcaacatcaacaacaacaacaacatcAACATCAACATCAGCAGCAATACCAATCAACAAATGTTCAAATCCAGGAAGTTCAAAAACCCGTGACACTCGATTTCAAcgacaaaagaaagaagactCAAAACTTTAAGGAGATTGTGCAGACGACACCTACGACGAGTAGCCTCACCGGAAGTCCGAAATTACCGAGACATCAAAAAGTTCGCGATCTTGAAGGCTCGCGAACGCCCAGTCCGTCGTCCGTATCCAGAAAAAGTAGCTTTGCCTCGTTGTTTAAg GCTAGAACCGACGGCGGCAGCGTATTGAGCCCGGAATCACCGTCACCTAGCACAAAGCCACGACGAAGTCTGACATCGAAATTGAAAGACACTACGGAGAGTCTGAGGAGCCGTTCAAAATCACGCGAGAGAGTCTCTATAGACAAAGGTTCAATCATGAAGAAGGACTCGAAGAATAAGGGAGTATTTTCGTCTACACTGAGCTTGTTTAAGAAACGCGAGAGGAAGAAGAGCTACGATGAAGCAATTGCGGCCTCGTGTGATCTCGAAGTCGCCAGTGGGGACGAACATCCGTCTCTCGAGAGTATCGGTCACGTGGAGTTTACGTTCAACACGGAGAAAGAAAGGACGCGTCAGGATGATTCAATCTTCATTAGTCTGCATGCCGATGACAGGAACTACGAGGAGGCCTTGCCGTCGGAGAGCGTCTCGATACCGTTGGAAACGCCGACCAAATTACTGGACGAGTACGAGTCCGAAGGGCCGCATATGGGCAGTATAATCACAGAGGTGTCGATCGAGCACCATCCGacaccgtcgtcgtcgatcgCCAAAATTAGGACTGAAGCGCAGATCGAAACGCGTACGGCGACGCAGACCGTATCCAAAAGCTCGTGCAGAGATAACCGGCCACCGCAGAGCGAGTTGAAAGACTCGCACATACTGAAAAGTTCCAAGTTGAGAGACTCGAAGATTAGCGCGCAGGCTAACAAAATAGTCGAGGCGCTGCCACCACCCAAGTCATCGATTACGGTTAAACCAGATATTAAACTGGAGATTAAATCGGAAGTTAAATCGATAGATTTGCGAACGTCGTCCAGTGGTTTGTCGAGAGAATCTACTGGCAAAAAGCCGGACATAATAAAGCCAAAGAGAAAAAGCAAAGAGaatcagcagcagcagcagcagcagccagAATCACCCGAGAAGATAAACGATGATGTAGGGATGCAACAGAAAAAGATAAGCTCGGGAGAGCTTTCTCGAACTGTACAAGAAACTAAAAGACTCGATCTCCTTGATGACAAGATCAGTAAGTCGCTAGAACAGGAAGGTCTGGTAAAAACACCCAGTGTGATATCCGATTTGGATCACAATAGCTCTGAATCCGAGAAAGATTCGGAGATCGAGTTTATTCGTAATAAGGTCGAGAAGCTGGCTGAGGAACTACCGGACGAGCGAAAGGGTCTCTTTTACGAGGAGAGCTTCGAGGAGGATCTTCCATATGTACCGACGACTCTGCCATTGGAGAAGAGCGTCGCTATACCTATTTTACCGGTTAAACAACGACTTCAGGAAGTAAG GACGATCCCAATCGAGAGACCACGCTCAACGACGCCGATAAATCCAACTTTACTCGACGAGTTTGTGATGCAGACATCGCTGGACGAGCGGCGCGTGGAACGGATGAAGATATCTCTGCCGCGAGAGGATAGTTTCAAGCTGAAGAGCCCACGTCGGCAATACGCCAGTACAGCGAATACGTTCACTGAATTTGCGGGCAAGGTGCCGCCGGATGGCGGCCGCAAAGGCGCTACCAACCAAGGAAAATCACCTAGTCCACCTCCACTGCCACCGAGagcatcatcatcatcgtcatcatcgtcatcagcagcagcagcagcagcaacaacagcaacagcagcgcGGCTGAGCAACTGGATCAACTTTGAAGAAATACCGGAGAAGCGAAAGGCACCGAAACGGATACAGACGATACCGCGCGGCCCAGAGGACGAGATTGCAAAGACTATCAGCGGTGGTTATAGCTACGTGCAACCGGAAGAGTGCAAGTGCGAGTGCCATGAGGAGTCTAGGCGGGCGTCTATGCGAGAGGTAGCGGCGGTGGCAGCGGCTGTCGCCGCTACTGCCACCACCAGCACCAGTACCAGAACCTCCTCTTGCAGCAGCAATGGCGAGCGACCGTGCAACGGCGAAAATTGTACGGCGCCGGCCACTGGCGGTAGCTCGGTCGACCGTGCCAGTATCGTCAG TGACAGCTCGCTGGAGTGTTCGTTGAGCATCGACGACGGCCAGAGCACGCAGGTGCTTCTCGGCAACTCGACGAAACCCTTCGCAATGGATCTCGACGTGCGTTCCAACAGGTCGAGCACCGTATCGCAGGAGGAAAACGACGAGACTCAGcaccaataa